A genomic stretch from Cyanobacteriota bacterium includes:
- the uraH gene encoding hydroxyisourate hydrolase, whose translation MTGYLTTHVLNTAQGCPAVGLTIELWRFEQQTGEKQLLKTVTTNHDGRTDAPLLAGDDFQVGCYELVFVVGDYFAQQGVSLPEPPFLNRVPLQFGIADAGAHYHVPLLVSPWSYSTYRGS comes from the coding sequence ATGACTGGTTATCTAACAACCCATGTGTTGAATACAGCCCAGGGTTGCCCTGCTGTGGGGCTAACGATCGAACTATGGCGTTTTGAGCAACAAACTGGTGAGAAGCAACTACTCAAAACAGTCACTACTAATCATGATGGGCGCACTGATGCACCACTGCTCGCAGGTGATGACTTCCAAGTAGGCTGCTATGAGCTGGTCTTTGTTGTGGGTGACTACTTTGCCCAGCAGGGTGTGTCATTGCCAGAGCCACCTTTTCTCAATCGGGTGCCTCTCCAGTTTGGCATCGCTGACGCTGGTGCCCACTACCATGTACCACTGCTAGTTTCTCCTTGGTCATATAGCACCTATCGAGGCAGCTAG
- the hpxO gene encoding FAD-dependent urate hydroxylase HpxO: MDSMAYYSHHGEKLTAFSLDPLVQRVGQRPYPVARTDLQHLLLEACGVDRVRLNAKCVGVEQDDRSATAIFEDGSRATGDVIVAADGTHSLLRQYVVGEPVERQYVGYVNWNGLVPVSDALAPKHCWTIYVGDYKRVSMMPVAGDRFYFFFDVPLPKGTVSKPEHYRQELMGYFEGWAEPVQALIQTLDPQKTNRVEIHDIKPLQTLVRGRVALLGDAAHGTAPDLGQGGCQAMEDALELANYLVTTTISVEDALKRYEEARRDRVADVITRARKRSDMTHGKDPAKTQQWYDELRHEDGTNIINAICKTILAGPLH; this comes from the coding sequence AGATGGACAGCATGGCCTACTATAGTCATCATGGTGAGAAGTTGACTGCCTTTAGCTTGGATCCATTAGTGCAGCGTGTTGGACAGCGCCCCTATCCAGTCGCTCGCACTGATTTACAACATCTTTTGCTAGAAGCTTGCGGGGTTGATCGTGTGCGGCTCAATGCCAAATGTGTGGGTGTGGAGCAGGACGATCGCAGTGCTACGGCTATTTTTGAGGATGGAAGTCGGGCAACGGGTGATGTGATTGTGGCCGCAGATGGTACCCATTCACTGTTGCGGCAATACGTTGTGGGAGAGCCAGTCGAGCGCCAATACGTAGGCTATGTCAATTGGAATGGGTTAGTGCCTGTGAGCGATGCGTTAGCCCCCAAGCATTGTTGGACGATCTATGTTGGCGACTATAAGCGCGTCTCAATGATGCCAGTAGCGGGCGATCGCTTTTACTTTTTCTTCGATGTACCTCTACCCAAGGGCACGGTTAGCAAACCTGAACACTATCGGCAAGAGTTGATGGGCTATTTTGAGGGATGGGCTGAGCCTGTGCAAGCATTAATTCAAACCTTGGATCCACAAAAAACAAATCGTGTGGAAATTCATGACATCAAACCTTTGCAGACCCTGGTACGCGGTCGGGTAGCTCTGCTAGGAGACGCTGCCCACGGTACAGCCCCAGACTTGGGACAGGGTGGTTGCCAAGCTATGGAAGATGCGTTAGAGCTAGCTAATTACCTGGTCACCACTACTATTAGTGTTGAGGATGCGCTGAAACGCTATGAGGAAGCACGCCGCGATCGGGTTGCTGATGTGATTACCCGTGCTCGCAAGCGATCAGACATGACCCATGGCAAAGACCCAGCCAAGACCCAACAGTGGTACGATGAGTTGCGCCACGAGGACGGCACTAACATCATAAATGCAATCTGTAAGACAATCTTGGCAGGGCCGCTGCACTGA